From a single Mesorhizobium shangrilense genomic region:
- the pgl gene encoding 6-phosphogluconolactonase, with translation MAREQLNSAAYDWHAFSGREELAAALADQIADKLTKAIAKRGTALLAVSGGTTPARLFAVLSTTPIAWDKVIVTLVDERFVPASSPRSNAGLVAANLLQNAAKAARFVPLYHEATSIEDAAASDNAALQALPWPLDVVILGMGGDGHTASFFPDADDLPVLLDPSSDRIVLPVHAASAGEPRLTLSLARIIDAGFIALHIEGEDKRTAFDGAVAPGPRKPIRTVLDAAPRPVEVFWAP, from the coding sequence ATGGCACGAGAGCAATTGAACAGCGCCGCCTACGACTGGCACGCCTTTTCCGGGCGCGAAGAACTTGCCGCAGCGCTGGCCGACCAGATCGCCGACAAGCTGACAAAGGCAATCGCCAAGCGCGGCACGGCGCTGCTTGCCGTCTCCGGCGGCACCACGCCGGCAAGGCTCTTTGCGGTGCTTTCGACCACGCCGATCGCCTGGGACAAGGTGATTGTCACGCTGGTCGACGAGCGTTTCGTGCCGGCCTCATCGCCGCGCTCCAACGCCGGGCTGGTTGCCGCCAATCTGCTGCAGAACGCCGCCAAGGCGGCACGTTTCGTGCCGCTCTATCATGAGGCCACAAGCATCGAGGACGCGGCGGCTTCCGACAATGCGGCGCTGCAAGCATTGCCCTGGCCGCTCGACGTCGTCATCCTCGGCATGGGCGGCGACGGCCATACCGCCTCGTTCTTTCCGGATGCCGATGACCTGCCGGTCTTGCTGGATCCGTCCTCGGACAGGATCGTCCTGCCGGTTCATGCGGCAAGCGCCGGGGAGCCGCGGCTGACGCTGTCGCTGGCGCGGATCATCGATGCCGGTTTCATCGCGCTGCATATAGAGGGCGAGGACAAGCGCACCGCCTTCGACGGTGCGGTTGCACCCGGACCGCGAAAGCCGATCCGTACCGTGCTCGACGCCGCACCGAGGCCCGTAGAGGTTTTCTGGGCGCCCTGA
- a CDS encoding four helix bundle protein: MATKIDSYRELIVWQQAMDLAVSIYEATKSWPKDELYGLTGQVRRAATSVPANIAEGYSRESRATYQQFLRIAQGSLKELETHLLVAQRVGIASAETVEALMTSSESVGKLLRLLIRKLSTL, encoded by the coding sequence ATGGCGACCAAGATCGACTCATACAGAGAGCTGATCGTCTGGCAGCAAGCGATGGATCTGGCGGTTTCGATCTATGAGGCGACAAAGTCGTGGCCGAAGGATGAACTCTATGGGTTGACCGGGCAGGTTCGCCGGGCAGCAACTTCCGTACCGGCCAACATTGCCGAAGGTTACAGCCGAGAGAGCCGAGCTACCTACCAGCAATTTCTCAGGATTGCCCAAGGATCCCTAAAGGAGTTGGAGACACACCTCCTTGTCGCTCAGCGGGTTGGGATCGCTTCTGCCGAAACGGTCGAGGCGTTGATGACAAGCAGCGAGAGTGTGGGGAAGCTGTTGCGGCTTCTTATCCGCAAGCTCTCGACGCTCTAA
- the edd gene encoding phosphogluconate dehydratase, whose translation MTARRDIEAITERIRQRSKPGREAYLGRIAEASNRSANRGVLACGNLAHGFAVCSPSEKVALGGDQVPNLGIITSYNDMLSAHQPFETYPALIKDAAREAGGIAQVAGGVPAMCDGVTQGQPGMELSLFSRDVIAMAAAIGLSHNMFDAAVYLGVCDKIVPGLVIAALTFGHLPAVFIPAGPMTTGLPNDEKARIRQLYAEGKVGRAELLEAESKSYHGPGTCTFYGTANSNQMLMEIMGLHTPGASFVNPGTPLRDALTREATKRALAITALGNAYTPAGRMIDERSIVNGVVGLHATGGSTNHTIHLIAMAAAAGIAITWQDISDLSEAVPLLARVYPNGLADVNHFHAAGGLGFLIRELLDEGVLHEDVQTVWGEGLRPYAVEARLGDDGSVVREASPRASGDEKVLAPFSKAFQATGGLKVLSGNLGHAVIKTSAVKPERRIIEAPAKVFDSQQGLNDAFKAGLLTGDFIAVIRFQGPKANGMPELHKLTTVLGILQDRGQHVALVTDGRMSGASGKVPAAIHVTPEAVENGPIARIHDGDIVRLDADVGTLEVLVPAGDFALRRPAEVDLIGNEFGFGRELFAGFRQLVGRADHGASAFGTA comes from the coding sequence ATGACCGCCAGACGCGACATCGAAGCCATCACCGAGCGCATCCGCCAGCGCTCGAAGCCGGGCCGCGAGGCTTATCTCGGCCGCATCGCCGAAGCATCCAACCGCTCGGCGAACCGAGGTGTGCTGGCCTGCGGTAACTTGGCCCATGGCTTCGCGGTCTGCAGCCCATCCGAGAAAGTGGCGCTGGGCGGCGACCAGGTGCCGAACCTCGGCATCATCACCTCCTACAACGACATGCTGTCGGCGCATCAGCCTTTCGAGACGTATCCGGCGCTGATCAAGGACGCGGCGCGGGAGGCCGGCGGCATCGCGCAGGTGGCCGGCGGCGTGCCCGCCATGTGCGACGGCGTCACGCAAGGCCAGCCGGGCATGGAGCTTTCGCTGTTTTCGCGCGACGTGATCGCCATGGCCGCTGCGATCGGCCTGTCGCACAACATGTTCGACGCGGCCGTCTATCTCGGCGTCTGCGACAAGATCGTGCCGGGGCTGGTCATCGCGGCGCTGACCTTCGGCCACCTTCCGGCGGTGTTCATCCCGGCTGGACCGATGACCACCGGCCTGCCCAACGACGAGAAGGCCAGGATTCGTCAACTCTATGCCGAAGGCAAGGTCGGACGGGCCGAGTTGCTGGAGGCCGAGTCCAAATCCTATCACGGGCCGGGCACCTGCACCTTCTATGGCACCGCGAACTCCAACCAGATGCTGATGGAGATCATGGGGCTGCACACCCCGGGCGCCTCCTTCGTCAATCCCGGCACGCCACTGCGCGATGCGCTGACCAGGGAAGCGACCAAGCGGGCGCTGGCGATCACCGCGCTCGGCAATGCTTACACACCGGCAGGCCGGATGATCGACGAACGCTCGATCGTCAACGGTGTCGTTGGCCTGCACGCCACCGGCGGCTCGACCAACCACACCATCCATCTGATCGCCATGGCGGCGGCGGCCGGCATTGCCATCACCTGGCAGGATATTTCCGACCTCTCTGAAGCGGTGCCGCTGCTGGCGCGCGTCTATCCGAACGGCCTTGCCGACGTGAACCATTTCCATGCCGCCGGCGGGCTGGGCTTCCTGATCCGCGAACTGCTCGACGAAGGTGTCCTGCACGAAGATGTGCAGACGGTGTGGGGCGAAGGCCTGCGGCCTTATGCGGTCGAAGCCAGACTGGGCGACGATGGCAGCGTGGTGCGCGAGGCCTCGCCGCGCGCGAGCGGCGACGAAAAGGTGCTGGCGCCCTTCAGCAAAGCGTTCCAGGCAACCGGCGGCCTGAAGGTGCTCTCGGGCAATCTCGGCCACGCCGTCATCAAGACGTCCGCCGTGAAGCCCGAGCGGCGCATCATCGAGGCGCCGGCAAAGGTGTTCGACAGCCAGCAGGGACTGAACGATGCGTTCAAGGCAGGCTTGCTCACCGGCGACTTCATTGCCGTCATCCGCTTCCAGGGGCCAAAGGCCAACGGCATGCCGGAACTGCACAAGCTGACCACCGTGCTCGGTATTCTGCAGGATCGCGGCCAGCATGTGGCGCTGGTGACCGATGGGCGCATGTCGGGCGCCTCGGGCAAGGTGCCGGCGGCCATTCATGTCACGCCGGAGGCAGTCGAGAACGGTCCGATCGCCAGGATCCATGACGGTGATATCGTCAGGCTCGATGCCGACGTCGGAACACTGGAAGTTCTGGTGCCGGCCGGGGATTTCGCCTTGCGCCGGCCAGCCGAGGTCGACCTCATCGGCAACGAGTTCGGTTTTGGGCGCGAATTGTTCGCGGGCTTCCGGCAATTGGTGGGCCGCGCCGATCATGGCGCCAGCGCCTTCGGCACGGCCTGA
- a CDS encoding NAD(P)/FAD-dependent oxidoreductase, producing MPYQSPISPGRSWYEDTAGPRPEYPALDGDRTCDVVIIGGGFTGLSAAAHLAKAGTDVVLIEAYRFGDGASGRNGGQLGTGQRAWAEEMEAEYGFSRAKALFDLAEEAKTHLLEFAAANQIDIDYMPGQLSVAHKPRYVDDYKAHAEIMADRFGYQHISFMDAAETAERLGSTRYFGGTRDAGTGHIHPLKLLIGTARVAAQAGAGLFEQTPSTGIASSGGKVKVTTPKGTITADKCLVAVNAYGGTLEPVSAAHIMPIGSFIGATVPLGADSKVLPGGESVDDSRFVVRYFRKSTDGRLLFGGREVYAVNDPKDIHIHIRRQIAELYPALKDVEITHGWGGYVGITMPRKPFVREVMPNVISAGGYSGHGVMLSNFFGKLYAETVAGNRDRLKMIEDLNIPPFPGGRRFRAPLLFLALNWFALRDRI from the coding sequence ATGCCCTACCAATCCCCGATCTCCCCCGGCCGCTCCTGGTATGAGGACACGGCCGGGCCTCGACCGGAATACCCCGCACTCGACGGCGACCGGACGTGCGACGTCGTCATCATCGGTGGCGGCTTCACCGGGTTGTCGGCGGCTGCCCATCTCGCCAAGGCCGGCACCGATGTCGTGCTGATCGAAGCGTACCGCTTCGGCGATGGCGCATCCGGGCGCAATGGTGGCCAGCTTGGCACCGGCCAGCGCGCCTGGGCCGAGGAAATGGAGGCGGAGTACGGCTTCTCCCGCGCCAAGGCATTGTTCGACCTCGCGGAAGAGGCGAAAACCCACCTCCTGGAATTCGCCGCCGCCAACCAGATCGATATCGACTACATGCCGGGCCAGCTGTCGGTGGCGCACAAGCCGCGCTATGTCGACGACTACAAGGCGCATGCCGAGATCATGGCCGACCGCTTCGGTTACCAGCATATCTCCTTCATGGACGCCGCGGAGACGGCGGAACGACTGGGCTCGACACGATATTTTGGCGGCACGCGCGACGCCGGCACCGGCCACATCCACCCGTTGAAACTGCTCATCGGCACCGCGCGGGTGGCAGCGCAAGCAGGCGCTGGGCTGTTCGAGCAGACACCATCGACCGGCATCGCCTCGAGCGGCGGCAAGGTGAAGGTCACAACGCCCAAGGGCACGATCACCGCCGACAAATGCCTAGTCGCGGTCAATGCCTATGGCGGCACGCTCGAACCGGTGAGTGCGGCGCACATCATGCCGATCGGTTCCTTCATCGGCGCGACCGTGCCGCTGGGCGCTGATTCCAAGGTGCTGCCTGGCGGCGAATCAGTCGATGATTCCCGCTTCGTGGTACGCTACTTCCGCAAATCGACGGATGGGCGGCTGCTGTTTGGCGGGCGTGAGGTCTACGCGGTCAATGACCCCAAGGATATCCACATCCATATCCGCCGCCAGATCGCCGAGCTTTATCCCGCGTTGAAGGATGTGGAGATCACGCATGGCTGGGGCGGTTATGTCGGCATCACCATGCCGAGGAAGCCGTTCGTGCGCGAAGTGATGCCCAATGTCATCTCGGCCGGCGGCTATTCGGGACATGGCGTGATGCTGTCGAATTTCTTCGGCAAGCTCTACGCCGAGACGGTTGCCGGGAACCGGGATAGACTGAAGATGATCGAGGATTTGAATATACCGCCCTTCCCCGGCGGTCGTCGCTTCCGTGCACCGCTGCTTTTCCTGGCTCTGAACTGGTTTGCCTTGAGGGACAGGATTTAG
- a CDS encoding SH3 domain-containing protein: protein MKEPFGFGAPEQRRFAMQFGYDTRPSFWQGLQSNSHLVIAAAGTAALLGVAAVALWLALPANERQAIANPEQTVPTVPVKTTKVATIPVATTVAAMASPAQPQADRKADKVSPAVAAKAVVVTALASDDPRWTGSGAKPAASTAAPPPAQTAKPAEAADKPASVAAFAEPAAGTDAATELAKVAAPDNADASDSADGAQTAAIPEVQPGVPPQQPAAAGDTGSQIKEKPQKATAKSSGRILRPVTMRSGPKTSAAAIVTVPAKTSVQLVSCKQWCEIVYNGKHGWVYKSYIKPGA, encoded by the coding sequence GTGAAAGAGCCCTTTGGTTTCGGCGCGCCGGAACAGCGGCGCTTTGCCATGCAATTCGGCTATGATACGCGGCCCTCGTTCTGGCAGGGACTTCAGTCGAACTCGCATCTCGTGATCGCAGCGGCCGGCACCGCGGCGCTTCTCGGCGTCGCGGCCGTGGCGCTATGGCTGGCGTTGCCGGCCAATGAGCGGCAGGCGATTGCCAATCCCGAGCAGACCGTGCCTACCGTTCCGGTAAAGACGACCAAGGTTGCGACGATCCCTGTCGCGACCACGGTCGCGGCCATGGCATCGCCGGCACAGCCGCAAGCGGATCGCAAAGCAGACAAGGTGTCGCCAGCTGTTGCCGCAAAAGCGGTGGTGGTCACGGCGCTCGCCTCCGATGATCCCCGCTGGACGGGATCAGGCGCAAAGCCGGCAGCCAGTACCGCCGCACCGCCGCCCGCCCAGACTGCAAAACCGGCAGAGGCCGCCGACAAACCAGCTTCCGTCGCGGCATTCGCCGAACCGGCGGCCGGAACGGATGCCGCCACGGAACTTGCCAAGGTCGCGGCGCCCGACAATGCCGATGCCAGCGACTCGGCCGATGGCGCGCAGACCGCCGCCATTCCCGAAGTGCAACCCGGAGTGCCACCACAACAGCCTGCGGCCGCCGGGGATACTGGTAGCCAGATCAAGGAAAAGCCTCAAAAAGCCACGGCGAAGAGCAGCGGACGCATTCTGAGGCCAGTCACCATGCGAAGCGGCCCGAAGACGAGTGCTGCCGCCATCGTGACCGTTCCGGCCAAGACATCGGTGCAGTTGGTGAGTTGCAAGCAGTGGTGCGAAATCGTCTACAACGGCAAGCACGGCTGGGTGTACAAGAGCTATATCAAACCCGGCGCCTGA
- a CDS encoding vWA domain-containing protein, which yields MVGFSRSVAVALLLLCTTVSGFAADRVIIILDASGSMWSQIDGKPKLEIARQSLRTVLQSIPADREIGFMAYGHREKGSCEDIELIVPPQPRSASTITTAADGLNFLGKTPLTAAVKQAAEALKYTEDKATVVLITDGIETCGGDPCALGKELKASGVDFTADVVGFGLSADEGRQVACLAENTGGKYIQASDEKALRDALVETIAAAAPAPAPAPAPAPQPAPPPQPAPAPVAAPAPEKPEFNFLPTAVLAEGGDPLTDGNAWEIYKAQADGTRGDIVTTEYGAYKGNLEPGDYLVVARDGEVKTEQKLKVEAGQVYKPVFTLNAGTLVIHPRPNEGADVLDGATVEFVYPGGSTTSYGNSTVIVPAGEQQVTVKIGSGTVTETIQLAAGKTIGKDVIVGVGNINVNAFYVAGGDKADGSGIDFQIVKAKKGIDGTRENVDNSYGPDSKFWLPPDDYVMIATVDLAVVEQPFTVKVGEHQELKVAMDAGVLAITAPGAEKIEIFEPKKDVNGNRKSVGYAYDQKYQTAIPAGDYVVVAGKSDTSSKESAVTVKAGARAELTVQ from the coding sequence ATGGTGGGATTTTCACGGAGCGTCGCCGTGGCGCTGCTCCTTCTTTGCACCACGGTGTCCGGCTTTGCCGCCGATCGCGTGATCATCATACTCGACGCTTCCGGCTCCATGTGGTCGCAGATCGATGGCAAGCCCAAGCTCGAAATCGCGCGTCAGTCGCTCAGGACGGTGCTGCAGTCGATCCCTGCCGACAGGGAAATCGGCTTCATGGCATATGGCCATCGCGAGAAGGGCAGTTGCGAGGATATCGAGCTCATCGTGCCCCCACAGCCGAGATCGGCAAGCACGATTACCACAGCCGCCGACGGCCTGAATTTCCTCGGCAAGACACCGCTGACGGCAGCCGTCAAGCAAGCAGCGGAAGCGCTGAAATACACGGAAGACAAGGCCACCGTCGTGCTCATTACCGATGGGATCGAAACCTGTGGCGGCGATCCCTGCGCTCTCGGCAAGGAGCTGAAAGCGTCCGGGGTCGATTTCACCGCAGACGTCGTCGGCTTCGGCCTGAGCGCCGATGAGGGGAGGCAAGTCGCATGCCTCGCCGAAAACACCGGCGGCAAATACATCCAGGCTTCAGACGAGAAGGCGCTGCGCGACGCGTTGGTCGAAACCATCGCCGCGGCTGCGCCTGCCCCGGCCCCGGCCCCGGCGCCCGCGCCACAGCCAGCGCCTCCCCCGCAACCCGCTCCTGCGCCTGTAGCCGCTCCGGCACCCGAAAAGCCCGAATTCAATTTCCTGCCAACTGCTGTGCTCGCCGAGGGCGGCGATCCCCTGACGGACGGCAATGCGTGGGAGATCTACAAGGCGCAGGCCGATGGCACGCGCGGCGACATCGTGACAACCGAATACGGGGCATACAAAGGCAATCTGGAACCGGGCGACTACCTTGTTGTTGCGCGCGACGGCGAGGTGAAGACCGAGCAGAAGCTCAAGGTCGAGGCTGGCCAGGTCTACAAGCCTGTCTTCACGCTGAATGCCGGCACGCTCGTCATTCATCCGCGGCCGAATGAAGGGGCTGACGTTCTGGATGGCGCGACGGTCGAGTTTGTCTATCCGGGTGGCAGCACCACGTCCTATGGCAATTCCACGGTCATCGTGCCGGCCGGCGAACAGCAGGTCACGGTCAAGATCGGCAGCGGGACGGTTACCGAAACCATCCAGCTCGCGGCCGGCAAGACGATCGGGAAGGATGTGATCGTCGGCGTCGGAAACATCAACGTCAACGCATTCTATGTTGCCGGCGGCGACAAGGCCGATGGCTCCGGCATCGACTTCCAGATCGTCAAGGCGAAGAAGGGAATCGACGGCACAAGGGAAAATGTCGACAATTCCTACGGGCCGGACAGCAAGTTCTGGCTGCCGCCTGACGACTATGTGATGATCGCGACGGTTGATCTGGCGGTTGTCGAGCAGCCGTTCACCGTCAAGGTCGGTGAGCATCAGGAGCTGAAAGTCGCGATGGACGCCGGCGTGCTGGCCATCACCGCGCCCGGAGCCGAGAAGATCGAGATCTTCGAGCCGAAGAAGGACGTCAACGGCAACCGCAAATCCGTCGGCTATGCCTATGATCAGAAGTACCAGACAGCGATACCGGCTGGCGACTATGTGGTCGTCGCGGGAAAGTCGGATACCAGCTCGAAGGAAAGCGCGGTGACGGTGAAGGCGGGAGCACGGGCCGAACTTACGGTCCAGTAG
- a CDS encoding GlxA family transcriptional regulator — MPNPTVPAERPAVNETVQGGRQFAFLLVDKFSMFSLAAAIDTFRSANRLLGRDFYGWTTVSADGDPVMASNGLPLKIDYSVADLPPVDILFVSVGLTTEFPGKSKVLSALRSWGRRGNALGALSVGSYLLAEAGQLEGYRCTIHWENRAGFVERFPDINCTGNVFEIDRKRYTCAGGTTSIDLMLEIVRGDFGSNLANGVANQFQHERIRSAGDRQRVGPERDLTGKSEKLRRIVELMADHLDEPLSAVQLAKSAGLSVRQVERLFLRHLSVTPGRYYMRLRLERARELLRQTNMPILDVAIATGFTSHSYFAQSYRLQFGRPPSEERRTTY; from the coding sequence TTGCCCAACCCCACTGTTCCTGCAGAACGGCCGGCCGTGAATGAGACCGTTCAAGGTGGCCGGCAATTCGCCTTCCTGCTGGTCGACAAGTTCTCCATGTTCTCGCTGGCTGCGGCGATCGACACGTTCCGCTCGGCCAACCGGCTGCTCGGCCGCGACTTCTATGGCTGGACCACCGTGTCCGCCGACGGTGATCCGGTCATGGCTTCCAACGGCCTGCCGCTCAAGATCGACTACAGCGTCGCCGACCTGCCGCCGGTAGACATTCTCTTCGTTTCGGTCGGCCTGACGACGGAGTTTCCCGGCAAGAGCAAGGTTCTGTCGGCGCTGCGCAGTTGGGGCCGTCGTGGCAACGCGCTCGGCGCGCTCTCTGTCGGATCCTATCTGCTCGCCGAGGCAGGCCAGCTCGAGGGTTATCGCTGCACCATCCACTGGGAGAACCGCGCCGGCTTCGTCGAGCGCTTTCCCGACATCAACTGCACCGGCAACGTCTTCGAGATCGATCGCAAGCGCTACACCTGCGCCGGCGGCACCACCTCCATCGACCTGATGCTGGAAATCGTGCGCGGGGATTTTGGTTCGAATCTTGCCAATGGCGTCGCCAACCAGTTCCAGCACGAACGCATCCGTTCCGCCGGCGACCGCCAGCGCGTTGGCCCCGAGCGTGACTTGACCGGCAAGTCGGAGAAGCTGCGGCGCATCGTCGAACTGATGGCGGATCATCTCGACGAGCCGCTCTCGGCAGTGCAGCTTGCCAAGTCGGCAGGCCTGTCGGTACGCCAGGTCGAGCGCCTGTTCCTGCGCCATCTCAGCGTGACCCCCGGCCGCTACTACATGCGGTTGAGGCTTGAACGCGCGCGCGAATTGCTGCGCCAGACCAACATGCCGATTCTCGACGTGGCGATCGCCACCGGCTTCACGTCACACTCCTATTTCGCCCAGAGCTACCGGCTGCAATTCGGCAGGCCGCCGTCCGAAGAGCGCCGCACGACATACTGA
- a CDS encoding SDR family oxidoreductase: MRLENKVAIITGAASGFGEGMAKRFAEEGARVVVADLNAKGAERVASEIGEAAIWTQTDVSLRSEFDEMIYAAKSAFGRIDIMVNNAGYTHRNGDMLKVDEETFDLITAVNMKAIYHAALAVVPIMERQGGGVILTTASTAGLRPRPGLTWYNASKGWAITATKSMAVELAPKNIRVNCLCPVAGETGMLEKFMGADTPEIRDRFRASIPLGRLSTPLDIANAALWLASDEAAFITGVALEVDGGRCI, translated from the coding sequence ATGCGTCTCGAAAACAAAGTCGCCATCATCACTGGCGCCGCCTCCGGCTTCGGCGAAGGCATGGCCAAGCGCTTTGCCGAAGAGGGCGCACGCGTGGTCGTCGCCGATCTCAATGCCAAGGGTGCGGAGCGCGTTGCCAGCGAGATCGGCGAAGCGGCGATCTGGACGCAGACCGATGTCTCGTTGCGGTCAGAATTCGACGAGATGATCTATGCCGCGAAAAGCGCCTTCGGCCGCATCGACATCATGGTCAACAATGCGGGTTACACGCATCGCAATGGCGACATGCTCAAGGTCGACGAGGAGACCTTCGACCTGATCACCGCGGTCAACATGAAGGCAATCTACCATGCGGCGCTGGCCGTCGTGCCGATCATGGAAAGGCAAGGTGGCGGCGTCATCCTGACCACGGCTTCCACCGCGGGTCTCAGGCCACGGCCCGGCCTCACCTGGTACAATGCATCGAAAGGCTGGGCGATCACCGCGACCAAATCGATGGCGGTCGAACTGGCGCCGAAGAACATCCGCGTCAATTGCCTTTGCCCGGTCGCTGGCGAAACCGGCATGCTGGAGAAATTCATGGGCGCCGATACGCCGGAAATCCGCGACAGATTCCGCGCATCGATCCCGCTCGGCCGGCTGTCGACACCGCTGGACATCGCCAATGCGGCACTCTGGCTTGCATCGGACGAAGCGGCGTTCATCACCGGCGTCGCGCTGGAGGTCGATGGCGGCCGGTGCATCTGA
- the zwf gene encoding glucose-6-phosphate dehydrogenase, giving the protein MTSQIIPVDPFDFIIFGGTGDLSERKLLPSLYYRQRDHQFSEPTRIIGTSRSKMTDEEFQAFAKQAISDHVKAADIDAKELKTFLARLSYISADATTGAGFDELKKAIGDSDSIRAFYLAVSPSLFGDISHKLKENKLITPNSRIVLEKPIGRDLASARALNDLVGDDFHESQIFRIDHYLGKETVQNLMALRFANALYEPLWNSAHIDHVQITVAETVGLEDRVTYYDKAGALRDMVQNHMLQLLCLVAMEAPSSMDADAVRDEKLKVLRALKRINGNEAPKHTVRGQYRAGASAGGPVKGYVEELGHDSDTETFVAIKAEIGTWRWAGVPFYLRTGKRLATRVSEIAIEFKPIPHSIFGDTAGPIFANQLVIRLQPDEGVKQFIMIKDPGPGGMRLRQIPLDMSFAQSFDGRAPDAYERLIMDVIRGNQTLFMRRDEVEAAWKWIDPIQNAWESARQEAQGYTAGTWGPSASIALIERDGRTWHESN; this is encoded by the coding sequence ATGACCAGCCAGATCATCCCCGTCGACCCTTTCGACTTCATCATTTTCGGCGGCACCGGCGATCTGTCGGAACGCAAGCTTCTGCCTTCGCTCTACTATCGCCAGCGCGACCACCAGTTTTCGGAACCGACGCGTATCATCGGCACATCGCGCTCGAAGATGACCGACGAGGAATTCCAGGCCTTCGCCAAGCAGGCGATTTCCGACCACGTGAAGGCCGCCGACATCGACGCCAAGGAGTTGAAGACCTTCCTTGCCCGGCTTTCCTACATCTCGGCGGACGCGACGACCGGCGCGGGCTTCGACGAACTGAAAAAGGCGATCGGCGACAGCGACAGCATCCGCGCGTTTTATCTGGCGGTGTCGCCATCGTTGTTCGGCGACATTTCGCACAAGCTCAAGGAAAACAAGCTGATCACGCCGAATTCGCGCATCGTGCTGGAAAAGCCGATCGGCCGCGACCTCGCTTCGGCGCGCGCGCTGAACGATCTGGTCGGCGACGATTTCCACGAAAGCCAGATATTCCGCATCGACCACTATCTCGGCAAGGAAACGGTCCAGAACCTGATGGCGCTGCGCTTCGCCAACGCACTTTACGAACCGCTCTGGAACTCCGCCCATATCGACCATGTGCAGATCACCGTGGCCGAGACTGTCGGCCTGGAGGATCGCGTCACCTACTACGACAAGGCCGGTGCGCTGCGCGACATGGTGCAGAACCACATGCTGCAGCTCCTCTGCCTCGTCGCCATGGAGGCGCCGTCGTCGATGGACGCCGACGCCGTGCGCGACGAGAAGCTGAAGGTGTTGAGGGCTCTCAAGCGCATCAACGGCAATGAGGCGCCGAAGCATACCGTGCGCGGACAATACCGCGCCGGCGCCTCGGCCGGCGGGCCGGTAAAAGGCTATGTCGAGGAACTCGGCCACGACAGCGACACCGAGACCTTCGTCGCCATCAAGGCCGAGATCGGCACCTGGCGCTGGGCCGGCGTTCCCTTCTACCTCAGGACCGGCAAGCGGCTGGCGACCCGGGTTTCGGAAATCGCAATCGAGTTCAAGCCGATCCCGCACTCGATCTTCGGCGACACCGCCGGGCCGATCTTCGCCAACCAGCTGGTTATCCGCCTGCAGCCCGACGAGGGCGTCAAGCAGTTCATCATGATCAAGGATCCGGGACCGGGCGGCATGCGGTTGCGCCAGATCCCCCTCGACATGAGCTTCGCGCAATCCTTCGATGGCCGCGCGCCCGACGCTTACGAGCGGCTGATCATGGATGTCATCCGTGGCAACCAGACGCTGTTCATGCGCCGCGACGAGGTCGAGGCCGCCTGGAAATGGATCGACCCTATCCAGAATGCCTGGGAAAGTGCCCGGCAGGAGGCGCAGGGCTATACGGCAGGCACATGGGGGCCATCGGCCTCGATAGCGCTGATCGAACGTGATGGGCGGACATGGCACGAGAGCAATTGA